A stretch of DNA from Alicyclobacillus acidocaldarius subsp. acidocaldarius Tc-4-1:
CAGTTGCCAAAACCTGCGCATGCCCCGGATGGGCGGCAGTCCCCGCAGTCGAAACGGATCCACAGAAAACAACACCGCGCTGACGTACGCATGCCCGTCGAACCGGTCGAGCTCCAGTCCCGGCGGAATGTGGCGCATCAGAACATCAGGATCGACGCGCCAGTGCGCCATCGCCAGGTGCCGCCACGTTTGTTCCACACACCATGCCTCTCGCATAGACCTTCCCCCTTCTTGGGTATCGTGTGCGCGGCTTCGCGGGACATCACCAGCAAGTTTTGCTAACATGAAGGCGAAGAGAGGTGTGCCGGTTGACACCCTCGTACAAGGGTCGATTTGCGCCGAGTCCCACCGGCTATTTGCACGTGGGCAACGCCTGGGTGGCCATCCTCGCCTGGCTCGACGCGAGGCAAAAGGGCGGTGCGTTCATCCTGCGCGTCGAAGATCTGGACGAGGCGAGGTCCCGCGACGTGTACCGGGGGGCGATGATGGAGGATCTGCGTTGGCTCGGCGTGGATTGGGACGAAGGCCCAGACGTGGGCGGGCCCGCTGCGCCGTACGAGCAACGCTTTCGGCGCGGATTGTACGAGCAGGCGCTTGCGCGCCTCCAAGAAGCACGCGAACTGTACCCGTGTTTCTGTGCGCGATCTCGGCTTTTGTCCATCGCCTCGGCGCCACAAGGGCAAGGGCTGTTCTCCGATGAGCCCCGTTACGATGGCCGCTGTCTTCGGCTTTCGGACGCCGAGCGGGCGGAACGAGCCGCGAGCAAGCCGCCGTCGTTTCGCCTTCACGTCTCAGACGAGGCGCTTGTCACGGTCGACGATCGCCTGCTCGGCCGGACCACCGCTCGGCCGGCCGAAGGCGGCGACTTCGTCGTCCGCCGGGCGGATGGGGTGATTGCGTATCACCTGGCCGTGGTCGTCGACGATCACGCCATGGGCGTCACCGACGTGATCCGCGGCGCCGATTTGTTTCCGTCGGCGTTTCGCCAGGTCTATCTCGCTGAGCGCCTGGGCTATGCTCCCCCGCGCTACGCGCACGTGCCACTCGTCGTGGACGAGGAAGGGCGGAGGCTCGCAAAGCGCCACGGGGACCTGTCGCTCCGCGCCCTTCGCCAGGCGGGCGTGCGGTCCGAGCATCTCGTCGGATTCCTTCTGTGGCTTGCTGGGCAACTGGACCGCCCGGAGCCTGTGCGTCTAGCCGAGGTCATGGACCGGTTCGATCTCGCCCGGTTGCCTCGCCATCCCGTCGTATGGCGGGCGGCGTACACGAGGTGGCTTCAGGCGCATGCCGATGCGTAGCCGAGGAAACGCTGTGCAGAGAATCTCCTGCAGGAGGATGAAACCGTGAGCAAAGCGAGTGAAGTGGGGAAGACCCATCTGTTCATCGACGGCGACTGGGAAGAGGCGGCGCGCCACGTCGAACTGCGGAGCCCGTACAGCGGAGAGCCCCTGGCGAAGATTGGGTACGCGTCGCCGGAACAGGCGGCGCGGGCCATCGAGGTGGCCGCGCGAGCGCAAAAGTCGTTTCGCAAGGTGCCGGCCTGGCAGCGGGCGCAGATCCTGCGCAAGGTGGCGGAGATCATCGCCGACCGGAAAGAAGAACTTGCCGAGACCATCGCGCGCGAGGCGGCCAAGCCCATCCGGGCCGCGCGCCAGGAGATTGATCGGACCATCGAGACATACCGCTTCTCGGCCGAGGCGGCCAAGTCCATCCGCGGCGAGACGGTGCCTATGGATGCAGCGCCGCGCGGCGAACACCACGTGGCGTTCACGCTTTGGGAGCCGCTTGGCGTCGTGACGGCCATCACGCCGTTCAACTTCCCGATGAACCTGGTGGCGCACAAGGTCGGCCCGGCCATCGCGGCGGGGAACGCGATTGTGCTGAAGCCGGCCGAGCAGACGCCGCTTTCGGCCCTGGTGCTCGGACACATTTTCCAGGACGCGGGCCTGCCGCCTGGTGTGCTGAACATCATCCCGGGAGACGGCAAGGAGTTGAGCGAGGTGCTGACGACGCACCCGGACGTCGCGTTTGTGACCTTCACGGGAAGCCCGGCGGTGGGCAAGATCATCCGCCAGCAGGCGGGCCTGCGGCGCGTGACGCTGGAGCTCGGTTCGAACTCGCCGCTCGTGGTGGATGACGGATTCACCGCGCGCGAGCTCGACAAGATGGCGGCCGAGATCGTCCAGGGTGGGTTTTCGTACAACGGACAGGTGTGCATCTCGATTCAGCGCGTGTACATCCACGACGCGGTGTACGACGAGTTGGTGGAGCGAATTGTGGCCGGCGCGAAGGCGCTCAAAGTGGGCGATCCGCTTGACGAGGCGACGGATGTCTCGGCGCTCATCAACGAGCAGGCGGGCGTGCGGCTCAAGGCGTGGCTGGACGAGGCCGTCGATCGCGGCGCCAAGGTGCTTGTCGGCGGGCGGATTGAGGGCAACCGCATGGAGCCGACGGTGGTGACGGGTGTCCCGTTCGATGCGAAGCTGTGCACGGAGGAGGCGTTTGGGCCCATCCTGCTCGTGGAGCGGGTGTCGAGCTTCGAGAAGGGGCTGGAACTCGCGAACCGGAGCAAGTTCGGGCTGAACGCGGGCGTTTTCACGAAGCGGATGGATCACGCCATGCTGGCCATCGAGACGGTGCAGGCGGGGGCCGTGCTCATCAACCAGGTGCCGACGTACCGCGTGGATCACATGCCGTACGGCGGCGTGAAGGAGAGCGGCGTCGGACGCGAGGGCGTGCTGTACGCGATGTACGACATGATGGAAAGGAAGCTCGCCGCCATTCGCACGAACTTCTGAGCATCTGAAGAGCCAAAAGACCGGGCCCGCGGCGAGGAGGTGAGTCTCTCCCGTGGGCCCGGTGCCTGGTTTCGGAACGGATTAGTAGGCGCCGCGGATAAAGGGAAGCACCTCGTCCTCGTAAAACCGGCGCAGTCGCGCGCGCTCATCCGGGGAGAAGGGCCTGACCTCGAGCGCGGCCAGATTGTCTTCCACCTGGTGCCGGTTTTTGAAGCCCGGGATGGCGCAGGTCACCTCGTCGTGATCCAGGATGAAGCGGAGCGCGGCTCGCGTCATGTTGCCGCGGCCTTCGCCGATCCAGCGCAGCTTCTCCGCCAACTCGACGCCCTTCGCAAACCCGAGGCCGGCGAACGTCTCCCCCACGTTGAACTGCTCACCGTGTTCGTTGAACGAGCGGTGGTCGTCGGGATCGAAGCGGTGGTCGGGCTTGAACTTGCCGGTCAACAGGCCGCTCGCGAGCGGCAGTCGGGCGAGGATGCCCACCCCCTGCGCCTTGGCTTTGGGAAGCAACTCCTCAGCCGGTTTCTGACGGAAGATGTTGAAGATGACCTGCAAGGCTCGGACGCCCGGGACCTGGAGGCACAAAAGCCCCTCTTCGACCGTCTCCACGCTGACGCCGTAATACCGAATTTTCCCTTCCGACTGCAGCTTGTCTAGCACCTCGAACACGGCGCCATCGCGGAGGATCTCGGTGGGCGGACAATGAATCTGGTACAGGTCGACAACCTCCCGCCGCAGTCTGCGGAGACTTCCCTCGAGGAAGCGGCGCACCGAGGACTCGCTGTAGGTTGCCGGATCGTGAATGTCGCCCGCTCGGCAGAACTTGGTGGCGATATAGATCTCATGTTCGCGTCCCCTCGTGGCCTTGGCTAGCAGTTCCTCACTTCGGCCGTTGCCGTACACGTCCGCGGTATCAAAGAAGTTGACGCCCGCGTCCATCGCGGCGGCCAGCCCGTCGAGGGCATCGCGTTCGTCCACGCGCCCCCAGTCTCCTCCAATGGCCCAGGTCCCAAAGCTGATTTCGCTCACTTGCAGTTCGCCCAATGGCCGGTACTTCATTCGCTCGCCTCCCCGACGAATGCGCTTTCGCTACAAAAGACGCCCATTGAAGTGGGCGCCCGGCGTCATCGAGCCGGGCGAGCCCGCAGGTAGTAGATGGGTTGTCCCAGCTGACGGAACCTCGTCTCGTATTCGGTCTGCACGTATTTGCCCGACAACGTCCCGCCCGGATCGCCTGGTGGAAACCCTCGCTCGACCTCCGCGATTTCCCAACCGCTCGCGCGGAAGGACTCAAGCGACCACTCGAAGAACTCGAGGTTGTCGGTTTTCTGTTCGAGCCAGGCTTCCGGCCGCATCCACTGCGCGTACCACGCGAGCTTGGCCGGCGCCGTCAGGCGCCGCTTGTGGTGGCGCTTTTTCGGCCAGGGATCCGAGAAATTCAGATACAGCCACGCGACCCTT
This window harbors:
- the gluQRS gene encoding tRNA glutamyl-Q(34) synthetase GluQRS: MTPSYKGRFAPSPTGYLHVGNAWVAILAWLDARQKGGAFILRVEDLDEARSRDVYRGAMMEDLRWLGVDWDEGPDVGGPAAPYEQRFRRGLYEQALARLQEARELYPCFCARSRLLSIASAPQGQGLFSDEPRYDGRCLRLSDAERAERAASKPPSFRLHVSDEALVTVDDRLLGRTTARPAEGGDFVVRRADGVIAYHLAVVVDDHAMGVTDVIRGADLFPSAFRQVYLAERLGYAPPRYAHVPLVVDEEGRRLAKRHGDLSLRALRQAGVRSEHLVGFLLWLAGQLDRPEPVRLAEVMDRFDLARLPRHPVVWRAAYTRWLQAHADA
- a CDS encoding aldehyde dehydrogenase family protein → MSKASEVGKTHLFIDGDWEEAARHVELRSPYSGEPLAKIGYASPEQAARAIEVAARAQKSFRKVPAWQRAQILRKVAEIIADRKEELAETIAREAAKPIRAARQEIDRTIETYRFSAEAAKSIRGETVPMDAAPRGEHHVAFTLWEPLGVVTAITPFNFPMNLVAHKVGPAIAAGNAIVLKPAEQTPLSALVLGHIFQDAGLPPGVLNIIPGDGKELSEVLTTHPDVAFVTFTGSPAVGKIIRQQAGLRRVTLELGSNSPLVVDDGFTARELDKMAAEIVQGGFSYNGQVCISIQRVYIHDAVYDELVERIVAGAKALKVGDPLDEATDVSALINEQAGVRLKAWLDEAVDRGAKVLVGGRIEGNRMEPTVVTGVPFDAKLCTEEAFGPILLVERVSSFEKGLELANRSKFGLNAGVFTKRMDHAMLAIETVQAGAVLINQVPTYRVDHMPYGGVKESGVGREGVLYAMYDMMERKLAAIRTNF
- a CDS encoding aldo/keto reductase; this encodes MKYRPLGELQVSEISFGTWAIGGDWGRVDERDALDGLAAAMDAGVNFFDTADVYGNGRSEELLAKATRGREHEIYIATKFCRAGDIHDPATYSESSVRRFLEGSLRRLRREVVDLYQIHCPPTEILRDGAVFEVLDKLQSEGKIRYYGVSVETVEEGLLCLQVPGVRALQVIFNIFRQKPAEELLPKAKAQGVGILARLPLASGLLTGKFKPDHRFDPDDHRSFNEHGEQFNVGETFAGLGFAKGVELAEKLRWIGEGRGNMTRAALRFILDHDEVTCAIPGFKNRHQVEDNLAALEVRPFSPDERARLRRFYEDEVLPFIRGAY
- the trmB gene encoding tRNA (guanosine(46)-N7)-methyltransferase TrmB, which codes for MRFRTGHRLEKWLEGGRDHLFDAYQGDPAAWYQALTEPIALEIGCGRGGFIRQMARLHPETRFVGVDRVLAVAAKAAYGAALYGLGNLSFLVGDVERFGPLWTEPRVAWLYLNFSDPWPKKRHHKRRLTAPAKLAWYAQWMRPEAWLEQKTDNLEFFEWSLESFRASGWEIAEVERGFPPGDPGGTLSGKYVQTEYETRFRQLGQPIYYLRARPAR